AGTATAGGATGTGAGCCTTATTCATTGGCTATGGTATTCTTAGAACACAAAGTTTTCCATGAACCGATTTGGGCTACGGATTTCGACAAAGGGGCTTTGGAGAGAGCCAAGGCAGGTGTTTACACACAAAACGAGATAAGAAATGTGCCTCAGCGTTATATGAAGTATTTCACCGAAGAGGATGGAAACTACCGTGTACATCCTCGCATAAAGGCTTTGGTTCGTTTTGAACAACACAATCTTCTTCAAGACGATTTTCCAGTGTCCGAAATGGACTTAATTCTATGCCGCAATGTGGTTATCTACTTCGGTCATGACGTGCACGAGTATCTTTGGCAGAAATTTGCTAAGGCTTTAAAACCTGGTGGAATTCTGTTTGTGGGGGCATCAGAAATCATCTTTGATCCTGGTAAATACGGTTTATCTTTAATTAGCCACGGATTTTATCGTAGACGATAATAATTTGCAAGAACTGAGCTATTGGTTCTGAATACCCTATTTCCCTATGCCCGTCCGTTATAAACAGGGCTTTGGATTGTATTAAACCTTTGTCTAGAAGAAAGGCCAATAAGTCTGCCACAGTCTCCTTTTCATCTACTGGTACCTGGAGGCTTGGTCCACCATTAATAGTTACAGTTACAAAGGTGTAATCTATTTTCTTATACAAGCTACCTGGCTGTACTAAAGAGGGTCCTCTTAGGCGCACTAATCTGTGCTCTTTACGTGAAAGTAGATCTTCCAACTCTTCCTTAGTGCTGGGGAACAGTCTATAAACCTTTTCTTTTTCGGGAGCAGTTACAATGTGTCCTTCTTCATCTACAAGCGACAGAGGAAGCTTTTGTCTAATTTCGCCTTCCACAATTACGTACAGATCTAATTTAAGCTTTCTACCGCCTAGTTGGAAGCGTACTACATCTCCATCGGTTAGGAATGTTCCCCAAGAGGCTGGTGTTCCATTAACATATGGCTCTATCTCGTTCTCCTCATACACAGCAA
The genomic region above belongs to Coprothermobacter proteolyticus DSM 5265 and contains:
- a CDS encoding CheR family methyltransferase, producing MVEVNLEPLIALLRKHRDLDLSGYSKSTLGRRITYFMGLNKISSIDELGRRLAEDDLLFQEFLDKLTINVTEFFRDPPFWEKLTELLKSLPSNRIKSWSAGCSIGCEPYSLAMVFLEHKVFHEPIWATDFDKGALERAKAGVYTQNEIRNVPQRYMKYFTEEDGNYRVHPRIKALVRFEQHNLLQDDFPVSEMDLILCRNVVIYFGHDVHEYLWQKFAKALKPGGILFVGASEIIFDPGKYGLSLISHGFYRRR